The proteins below are encoded in one region of Ostrea edulis chromosome 3, xbOstEdul1.1, whole genome shotgun sequence:
- the LOC125677255 gene encoding uncharacterized protein LOC125677255 has protein sequence MLCGEDVIVLVIDDVNIIQHDTFKDSVKNFRIVCRLWRNRSSESVVDSNRDNNWKIPEQMQLKLEECLKGKSYTLFKKHSNLEIISVSAFRSKKHGKELVFDPCIVLYCSCKGVVPYSEEEFPKEIDGIKIDVREGFFYLFPNNHFFKRSTDLLNPLMLGANIGQQGEKKEGTLGGFVTLSNGKIGAITCSHIFFDVNSNSPSITTFDVVQPSFGYKYTNEICGQHEKYVLPSNTAQDVTIDASLIRLTDRIPQRGMFADLKAKDLTEFGFKIEKLPEYSNGATRDYCKEQRNRMNACIKCGAGSGLSRGFLHLNGFAARCRDTTFSLTNPPSQEQCTYLSQLEIVGTLQKAFADFGDSGALVFQVDPPSTEDGDDQLFCIGMIVGGTSYCTTVVTPIEPVLKALNVKMHVFPQEHMDES, from the exons ATGCTGTGTGGGGAAGATGTTATAGTTCTAGTTATTGACGACGTAAATATAATTCAACATGACACATTCAAGGATTCTGTGAAAAATTTTCGTATTGTATGCAGACTTTGGCGAAATCGATCATCTGAGAGCGTTGTCGATTCTAATCGTGACAACAATTGGAAAATTCCAGAACAAATGCAATTGAAACTTGAAGAATGCTTAAAAGGAAAGTCGTACACTCTTTTTAAGAAACACTCTAACCTGGAAATCATAAGCGTATCAGCATTCCGTTCAAAAAAACACGGAAAAGAACTTGTGTTTGATCCCTGCATTGTCCTGTACTGCTCATGCAAAGGAGTTGTACCATACTCTGAAGAAGAATTCCCAAAGGAAATCGATGGAATAAAAATAGATGTGAGAGAGGGATTCTTTTACTTGTTTCCAAACAATCATTTCTTCAAAAGATCAACAGATCTACTTAATCCATTAATGCTTGGTGCAAACATAGGGCAACAAG GTGAAAAAAAAGAAGGCACTTTAGGAGGATTTGTCACACTCAGCAATGGAAAAATAGGAGCTATTACTTGTTCGCATATTTTCTTTGACGTTAACAGTAACAGTCCATCCATAACGACATTCGATGTGGTTCAACCGTCATTCGGCTACAAATACACAAATGAAATTTGTGGTCAACATGAAAAGTATGTGTTACCATCCAACACAGCACAAGATGTCACAATCGATGCATCTCTTATTAGGCTGACAGATCGGATTCCACAAAGAGGAATGTTTGCAGATCTGAAGGCAAAGGATTTAACAGAATTCG GTTTTAAGATCGAGAAACTACCAGAGTACTCTAACGGAGCCACCCGAGATTATTGCAAAGAACAGAGGAATAGGATGAATGCGTGTATAAAGTGTGGGGCTGGAAGTGGGTTATCTAGAGGGTTTTTGCACTTGAATGGATTTGCAGCCAGATGTCGTGACACCACATTCTCTCTGACAAATCCTCCATCGCAGGAACAGTGTACTTATCTGTCACAATTAGAAATAGTTGGGACGCTACAGAAAGCCTTCGCTGATTTTGGAGATTCCGGAGCGCTTGTTTTCCAGGTCGATCCACCATCCACTGAAGACGGGGACGATCAGCTTTTCTGCATTGGGATGATTGTTGGTGGAACCTCTTATTGCACCACTGTTGTCACTCCTATAGAGCCCGTACTTAAAGCTCTCAATGTCAAAATGCATGTCTTTCCTCAAGAACACATGGATGAATCTTAA
- the LOC130053535 gene encoding uncharacterized protein LOC130053535 gives MKFSNKVDEYRVKRREKMKLPGTKRRRLILKQERAMQMNASKASEGSTYQPEIGLGTEADIEQIPDPIPKPNFGAVQKLKNMEANQTRSYASYNSNWRSGDIVWKCVFNLSSAKYSNRARSRRNNRNSL, from the exons ATGAAGTTCTCCAACAAAGTGGATGAATACAGGGTGAAACGAAGAGAGAAGATGAAATTACCGGGGACAAAACGCCGACGTCTTATCCTAAAACAAGAACGAGCAATGCAAATGAATGCATCCAAGGCATCTGAGGGGTCCACCTATCAACCAG AGATTGGTTTAGGTACAGAGGCTGACATTGAACAGATTCCAGATCCCATTCCCAAGCCAAATTTTGGTGCTGTCCAAAAGCTGAAGAACATGGAGGCAAA tcaGACAAGGAGCTATGCCTCATATAACTCAAATTGGCGCAGTGGAGATATAGTCTGGAAATGTGTTTTCAACCTATCTTCTGCCAAATATTCCAATAGAGCCCGGAGCAGAAGAAACAACAGGAATAGTCTGTGA